A portion of the Faecalibacterium sp. I3-3-89 genome contains these proteins:
- the dapF gene encoding diaminopimelate epimerase, with the protein MKLSFTKMQGCANDYIYLDCRTSGVPGDIAALSQKLSRRHFSIGADGIICICAPVTEGADGRMRIFNADGSEAQMCGNGVRCVAEWLYTHGTAKETLRIDTNSGTKTITHRGAQLWQVEMGGYSAMAAALPAVNMGEGPLVDCPLTVEGRTWRVTCISVGNPHCVTVVEDVDCLKLEDIGPAFERHANFPERVNTEFVEVVDATHLKMRVWERGSGETWACGTGTCATVAALTELGLCPAGEDVHVQLRGGELIIRVLPDKKLLMTGSAVTVCEGTAEV; encoded by the coding sequence AAGCTTTCATTCACCAAAATGCAGGGCTGCGCCAACGATTACATCTACCTCGACTGCCGCACCAGCGGCGTGCCGGGGGACATCGCGGCCCTTTCGCAGAAGCTCTCCCGCCGCCACTTTTCCATCGGCGCAGACGGCATCATCTGTATCTGCGCCCCGGTGACGGAGGGCGCGGACGGGCGGATGCGCATCTTCAACGCCGACGGCAGCGAGGCGCAGATGTGCGGCAACGGCGTGCGCTGCGTGGCCGAATGGCTCTACACCCACGGCACTGCGAAAGAGACGCTCCGCATCGACACCAACAGCGGCACCAAGACCATCACCCACAGGGGCGCACAGCTCTGGCAGGTGGAGATGGGCGGATACTCCGCCATGGCTGCGGCCCTGCCCGCTGTGAACATGGGCGAAGGGCCGCTGGTGGACTGCCCCCTCACCGTGGAGGGCAGGACGTGGCGCGTCACCTGCATCAGCGTGGGCAACCCCCACTGCGTGACCGTGGTGGAGGATGTAGACTGCCTGAAGCTTGAGGACATCGGCCCCGCATTCGAGCGCCACGCCAACTTCCCGGAGCGGGTCAACACCGAGTTCGTGGAGGTGGTGGACGCCACCCACCTGAAAATGCGGGTGTGGGAGCGGGGCAGCGGCGAGACATGGGCCTGCGGCACCGGCACCTGCGCCACCGTGGCGGCGCTGACCGAGCTGGGCCTCTGCCCCGCCGGAGAGGACGTCCATGTCCAGCTGCGGGGCGGTGAGCTTATCATCCGGGTCCTGCCGGACAAAAAACTGCTCATGACCGGCAGTGCGGTCACCGTATGCGAGGGCACCGCTGAGGTATAA